One Prunus dulcis chromosome 8, ALMONDv2, whole genome shotgun sequence DNA window includes the following coding sequences:
- the LOC117636445 gene encoding GATA transcription factor 19-like isoform X1, producing MEMVNAQLLQARAYEGEDQLVHIPAELEGDYDEGSGAKAAMNGGDQTRRSSGVTMSRCNSALPSRTSELTIAFEGEVHVFPAVTPDKVQAVLLLLGGRDISGSFPSSESLLESNSGGIGDISRNSKLSRRTASLVRFREKRKERCFEKKIRYTCRKEVAQRMYRKNGQFASLKDDSKIAAGNCDSSDGTSCPESVLRRCQHCGISEKSTPAMRRGPAGPRSLCNACGLMWANKGTLRDLTKAGRPIHFDQTELETAADFKPLMLKPENAHLDPDEEGSPEESKPIALDTENPPLRLGDEDMLETAEAATTNHISIQMENSTVNFDEQENLDEFCNASGTEFEIPANFDEQVVDFYDCNIETHWPGT from the exons ATGGAGATGGTGAACGCTCAGCTACTGCAAGCGAGGGCTTACGAGGGGGAAGATCAACTGGTGCATATACCGGCAGAGTTGGAAGGGGACTATGACGAAGGAAGTGGTGCTAAAGCGGCCATGAATGGAGGGGACCAAACTCGGAGGAGCTCTGGAGTAACTATGAGTCGCTGCAATTCGGCTCTGCCTTCTCGGACCAGTGAGCTCACCATCGCCTTCGAGGGCGAGGTCCACGTTTTTCCCGCGGTTACTCCCGATAAG GTGCAAGCAGTGCTTTTGCTATTGGGAGGGCGTGATATATCCGGCAGTTTCCCTAGTTCTGAGTCTCTGCTAGAAAGCAATAGCGGG GGTATAGGCGACATCTCACGAAATTCAAAACTTTCACGAAGAACTGCATCTCTTGTTAGGTTCCGTGAAAAACGGAAAGAGAGATgctttgaaaagaaaattcgaTACACTTGTCGAAAAGAGGTTGCTCAGAG GATGTATCGCAAGAATGGACAGTTTGCATCATTGAAGGATGATTCAAAAATTGCTGCTGGAAACTGCGATTCAAGTGATGGCACTTCTTGTCCAGAATCTGT TTTACGTAGATGTCAGCATTGTGGAATTAGTGAAAAGTCTACCCCAGCAATGCGTCGGGGGCCAGCTGGTCCAAGATCTCTTTGTAATGCTTGTGGTCTCATGTGGGCTAACAAG GGAACTTTGAGAGATCTTACAAAAGCAGGGAGACCCATTCATTTTGACCAAACTGAGCTG GAAACTGCAGCTGACTTTAAACCTTTGATGTTAAAACCAGAAAATGCGCATCTAGACCCGGATGAAGAG GGAAGCCCAGAGGAGAGTAAGCCCATAGCATTGGATACTGAAAACCCTCCTCTGAGACTGGGTGACGAG GATATGCTGGAAACAGCTGAAGCTGCTACTACTAATCACATATCCATCCAAATGGAGAATTCAACTGTTAACTTTGATGAGCAG GAGAATCTGGATGAATTTTGCAATGCCTCGGGGACAGAATTTGAGATTCCTGCAAACTTTGATGAGCAG GTGGTTGATTTTTATGATTGCAACATCGAGACTCACTGGCCAGGAACTTGA
- the LOC117636445 gene encoding GATA transcription factor 19-like isoform X2, with the protein MEMVNAQLLQARAYEGEDQLVHIPAELEGDYDEGSGAKAAMNGGDQTRRSSGVTMSRCNSALPSRTSELTIAFEGEVHVFPAVTPDKVQAVLLLLGGRDISGSFPSSESLLESNSGGIGDISRNSKLSRRTASLVRFREKRKERCFEKKIRYTCRKEVAQRMYRKNGQFASLKDDSKIAAGNCDSSDGTSCPESVCQHCGISEKSTPAMRRGPAGPRSLCNACGLMWANKGTLRDLTKAGRPIHFDQTELETAADFKPLMLKPENAHLDPDEEGSPEESKPIALDTENPPLRLGDEDMLETAEAATTNHISIQMENSTVNFDEQENLDEFCNASGTEFEIPANFDEQVVDFYDCNIETHWPGT; encoded by the exons ATGGAGATGGTGAACGCTCAGCTACTGCAAGCGAGGGCTTACGAGGGGGAAGATCAACTGGTGCATATACCGGCAGAGTTGGAAGGGGACTATGACGAAGGAAGTGGTGCTAAAGCGGCCATGAATGGAGGGGACCAAACTCGGAGGAGCTCTGGAGTAACTATGAGTCGCTGCAATTCGGCTCTGCCTTCTCGGACCAGTGAGCTCACCATCGCCTTCGAGGGCGAGGTCCACGTTTTTCCCGCGGTTACTCCCGATAAG GTGCAAGCAGTGCTTTTGCTATTGGGAGGGCGTGATATATCCGGCAGTTTCCCTAGTTCTGAGTCTCTGCTAGAAAGCAATAGCGGG GGTATAGGCGACATCTCACGAAATTCAAAACTTTCACGAAGAACTGCATCTCTTGTTAGGTTCCGTGAAAAACGGAAAGAGAGATgctttgaaaagaaaattcgaTACACTTGTCGAAAAGAGGTTGCTCAGAG GATGTATCGCAAGAATGGACAGTTTGCATCATTGAAGGATGATTCAAAAATTGCTGCTGGAAACTGCGATTCAAGTGATGGCACTTCTTGTCCAGAATCTGT ATGTCAGCATTGTGGAATTAGTGAAAAGTCTACCCCAGCAATGCGTCGGGGGCCAGCTGGTCCAAGATCTCTTTGTAATGCTTGTGGTCTCATGTGGGCTAACAAG GGAACTTTGAGAGATCTTACAAAAGCAGGGAGACCCATTCATTTTGACCAAACTGAGCTG GAAACTGCAGCTGACTTTAAACCTTTGATGTTAAAACCAGAAAATGCGCATCTAGACCCGGATGAAGAG GGAAGCCCAGAGGAGAGTAAGCCCATAGCATTGGATACTGAAAACCCTCCTCTGAGACTGGGTGACGAG GATATGCTGGAAACAGCTGAAGCTGCTACTACTAATCACATATCCATCCAAATGGAGAATTCAACTGTTAACTTTGATGAGCAG GAGAATCTGGATGAATTTTGCAATGCCTCGGGGACAGAATTTGAGATTCCTGCAAACTTTGATGAGCAG GTGGTTGATTTTTATGATTGCAACATCGAGACTCACTGGCCAGGAACTTGA
- the LOC117636445 gene encoding GATA transcription factor 19-like isoform X3, with protein sequence MEMVNAQLLQARAYEGEDQLVHIPAELEGDYDEGSGAKAAMNGGDQTRRSSGVTMSRCNSALPSRTSELTIAFEGEVHVFPAVTPDKVQAVLLLLGGRDISGSFPSSESLLESNSGGIGDISRNSKLSRRTASLVRFREKRKERCFEKKIRYTCRKEVAQRMYRKNGQFASLKDDSKIAAGNCDSSDGTSCPESVLRRCQHCGISEKSTPAMRRGPAGPRSLCNACGLMWANKETAADFKPLMLKPENAHLDPDEEGSPEESKPIALDTENPPLRLGDEDMLETAEAATTNHISIQMENSTVNFDEQENLDEFCNASGTEFEIPANFDEQVVDFYDCNIETHWPGT encoded by the exons ATGGAGATGGTGAACGCTCAGCTACTGCAAGCGAGGGCTTACGAGGGGGAAGATCAACTGGTGCATATACCGGCAGAGTTGGAAGGGGACTATGACGAAGGAAGTGGTGCTAAAGCGGCCATGAATGGAGGGGACCAAACTCGGAGGAGCTCTGGAGTAACTATGAGTCGCTGCAATTCGGCTCTGCCTTCTCGGACCAGTGAGCTCACCATCGCCTTCGAGGGCGAGGTCCACGTTTTTCCCGCGGTTACTCCCGATAAG GTGCAAGCAGTGCTTTTGCTATTGGGAGGGCGTGATATATCCGGCAGTTTCCCTAGTTCTGAGTCTCTGCTAGAAAGCAATAGCGGG GGTATAGGCGACATCTCACGAAATTCAAAACTTTCACGAAGAACTGCATCTCTTGTTAGGTTCCGTGAAAAACGGAAAGAGAGATgctttgaaaagaaaattcgaTACACTTGTCGAAAAGAGGTTGCTCAGAG GATGTATCGCAAGAATGGACAGTTTGCATCATTGAAGGATGATTCAAAAATTGCTGCTGGAAACTGCGATTCAAGTGATGGCACTTCTTGTCCAGAATCTGT TTTACGTAGATGTCAGCATTGTGGAATTAGTGAAAAGTCTACCCCAGCAATGCGTCGGGGGCCAGCTGGTCCAAGATCTCTTTGTAATGCTTGTGGTCTCATGTGGGCTAACAAG GAAACTGCAGCTGACTTTAAACCTTTGATGTTAAAACCAGAAAATGCGCATCTAGACCCGGATGAAGAG GGAAGCCCAGAGGAGAGTAAGCCCATAGCATTGGATACTGAAAACCCTCCTCTGAGACTGGGTGACGAG GATATGCTGGAAACAGCTGAAGCTGCTACTACTAATCACATATCCATCCAAATGGAGAATTCAACTGTTAACTTTGATGAGCAG GAGAATCTGGATGAATTTTGCAATGCCTCGGGGACAGAATTTGAGATTCCTGCAAACTTTGATGAGCAG GTGGTTGATTTTTATGATTGCAACATCGAGACTCACTGGCCAGGAACTTGA
- the LOC117636445 gene encoding GATA transcription factor 19-like isoform X4 — MEMVNAQLLQARAYEGEDQLVHIPAELEGDYDEGSGAKAAMNGGDQTRRSSGVTMSRCNSALPSRTSELTIAFEGEVHVFPAVTPDKVQAVLLLLGGRDISGSFPSSESLLESNSGVFLMYRKNGQFASLKDDSKIAAGNCDSSDGTSCPESVLRRCQHCGISEKSTPAMRRGPAGPRSLCNACGLMWANKGTLRDLTKAGRPIHFDQTELETAADFKPLMLKPENAHLDPDEEGSPEESKPIALDTENPPLRLGDEDMLETAEAATTNHISIQMENSTVNFDEQENLDEFCNASGTEFEIPANFDEQVVDFYDCNIETHWPGT, encoded by the exons ATGGAGATGGTGAACGCTCAGCTACTGCAAGCGAGGGCTTACGAGGGGGAAGATCAACTGGTGCATATACCGGCAGAGTTGGAAGGGGACTATGACGAAGGAAGTGGTGCTAAAGCGGCCATGAATGGAGGGGACCAAACTCGGAGGAGCTCTGGAGTAACTATGAGTCGCTGCAATTCGGCTCTGCCTTCTCGGACCAGTGAGCTCACCATCGCCTTCGAGGGCGAGGTCCACGTTTTTCCCGCGGTTACTCCCGATAAG GTGCAAGCAGTGCTTTTGCTATTGGGAGGGCGTGATATATCCGGCAGTTTCCCTAGTTCTGAGTCTCTGCTAGAAAGCAATAGCGGGGTATTCCT GATGTATCGCAAGAATGGACAGTTTGCATCATTGAAGGATGATTCAAAAATTGCTGCTGGAAACTGCGATTCAAGTGATGGCACTTCTTGTCCAGAATCTGT TTTACGTAGATGTCAGCATTGTGGAATTAGTGAAAAGTCTACCCCAGCAATGCGTCGGGGGCCAGCTGGTCCAAGATCTCTTTGTAATGCTTGTGGTCTCATGTGGGCTAACAAG GGAACTTTGAGAGATCTTACAAAAGCAGGGAGACCCATTCATTTTGACCAAACTGAGCTG GAAACTGCAGCTGACTTTAAACCTTTGATGTTAAAACCAGAAAATGCGCATCTAGACCCGGATGAAGAG GGAAGCCCAGAGGAGAGTAAGCCCATAGCATTGGATACTGAAAACCCTCCTCTGAGACTGGGTGACGAG GATATGCTGGAAACAGCTGAAGCTGCTACTACTAATCACATATCCATCCAAATGGAGAATTCAACTGTTAACTTTGATGAGCAG GAGAATCTGGATGAATTTTGCAATGCCTCGGGGACAGAATTTGAGATTCCTGCAAACTTTGATGAGCAG GTGGTTGATTTTTATGATTGCAACATCGAGACTCACTGGCCAGGAACTTGA
- the LOC117636445 gene encoding GATA transcription factor 20-like isoform X5 — protein MEMVNAQLLQARAYEGEDQLVHIPAELEGDYDEGSGAKAAMNGGDQTRRSSGVTMSRCNSALPSRTSELTIAFEGEVHVFPAVTPDKVQAVLLLLGGRDISGSFPSSESLLESNSGGIGDISRNSKLSRRTASLVRFREKRKERCFEKKIRYTCRKEVAQRMYRKNGQFASLKDDSKIAAGNCDSSDGTSCPESVLRRCQHCGISEKSTPAMRRGPAGPRSLCNACGLMWANKGTLRDLTKAGRPIHFDQTELVFLTLGHMTCEPSSNVFIGKARERHLCLVRKLQLTLNL, from the exons ATGGAGATGGTGAACGCTCAGCTACTGCAAGCGAGGGCTTACGAGGGGGAAGATCAACTGGTGCATATACCGGCAGAGTTGGAAGGGGACTATGACGAAGGAAGTGGTGCTAAAGCGGCCATGAATGGAGGGGACCAAACTCGGAGGAGCTCTGGAGTAACTATGAGTCGCTGCAATTCGGCTCTGCCTTCTCGGACCAGTGAGCTCACCATCGCCTTCGAGGGCGAGGTCCACGTTTTTCCCGCGGTTACTCCCGATAAG GTGCAAGCAGTGCTTTTGCTATTGGGAGGGCGTGATATATCCGGCAGTTTCCCTAGTTCTGAGTCTCTGCTAGAAAGCAATAGCGGG GGTATAGGCGACATCTCACGAAATTCAAAACTTTCACGAAGAACTGCATCTCTTGTTAGGTTCCGTGAAAAACGGAAAGAGAGATgctttgaaaagaaaattcgaTACACTTGTCGAAAAGAGGTTGCTCAGAG GATGTATCGCAAGAATGGACAGTTTGCATCATTGAAGGATGATTCAAAAATTGCTGCTGGAAACTGCGATTCAAGTGATGGCACTTCTTGTCCAGAATCTGT TTTACGTAGATGTCAGCATTGTGGAATTAGTGAAAAGTCTACCCCAGCAATGCGTCGGGGGCCAGCTGGTCCAAGATCTCTTTGTAATGCTTGTGGTCTCATGTGGGCTAACAAG GGAACTTTGAGAGATCTTACAAAAGCAGGGAGACCCATTCATTTTGACCAAACTGAGCTG GTGTTTCTGACACTTGGACACATGACATGTGAGCCCAGCAGCAATGTTTTCATAGGAAAAGCGAGAGAGAGACATTTATGCCTTGTAAG GAAACTGCAGCTGACTTTAAACCTTTGA